In Segatella copri, the DNA window TGCGGATGATGCGGGCGCCCTTGAGATATGCCTGGTCGGTAGCCCCACCTGCCTTCTTGAAGAGTTCGCTCAGGCGGGCGTTGCGACGGTCTAATGTATAGAGACCGGCAAACATCACTTCACCGGTAATCGATACGTTCTGCTGCTCTACATAAGCCGGACTCTGACGGATCATTACTTCATCAAATGGCATCAGCTTGAAACCTGGGGTGCCGTCGATAACGAAGCCGTCTTTGAGAGATAGGGTGTAGGTCTTGGCGATAACGCTATCTGGACGTAAAGCCTTGGCATCCATCACTCTACGGCTTACCATTACATTAACGGTTGAAGCCTTGTCGGTTAACCCGCCTGCCTGAAGAACGAAGTCTTCGAGGGTCTCATTGTCGGCATATTGATAGACGCCTGGATACTGCACTTCGCCACGGATGGTGAGGGTGCGCTCTACAATCTTTTCCTGTCGGGTAGGGATGAAGAGAACATCGTTTTCCTTCAATGGGATATCTGGAGTCTTGCCGTTCATAATGCCGGCAATGTCTACACTTACTACTTCGAGTGAGCGGTCTGACTTCATGCGGTGCATTACGGCACGGTTGGTGAAGGCTTCCTCTGTTAATCCTTCGGCATGCTCTACCAGGGTGCGTACGCTGTTGATCTGCTCGCCCAGGTTGTACATGCCCGGACGGAATACGGCTCCTTTCACCTCTACGGTGTTGGCGTAGCGTGGCAGGATGCTGTCTACGCTGATTGAGTCGCCGTCATCGATACGGAAACTGGAGAAGTCGAATTCTTCTATATTATATACGGCACGTTCTCTGCCGGTCTTGCGGTTCAGTCTTACTGATTTCTTGTAAGCATCGCCTGTAAAACCGCCGGAATACTTCAGAAGGGAATTGACACTCTCGTTCTTCTTCATTTCGTAAATCATCGGGCGCTTGACCTTTCCGGCGATGGTTACGAGACAATCGTATGGACCTACTACGATAACATCGTTGTCGGCAAGGCGGACATTACCCGTCAGTTTGCCGTTCAGAATATAGTCGTAGATATCAACAACCGTTACCAGTTTGTTGTGTCTGTATACCTTGATGTTTCGCAATGTACCCAGATCGTTGGTTCCGCCAGCCATGTAGAGTGCATGGAATACGGTAGCGAAGGCTGAGAGGGTATAGGTGCCCGGAATCTTAACCTCGCCCATTACGTTTACCATGATGGTCTTGGTCTGTCCTACGGTAAGCTTGATGCGGCTTGAACGGTATCTGCTGCCCACGGTATTGCGCAGGCGGGCATTAGCCTGAGCTACGGTCAAGCCTGAAACGCTGACCGGTCCATAACCCTCGATGGTTACTTCACCATCTGGCGAAACGGTGCTCTCGATGGTTTTCTGAGAGGCGCCATAGATATCTATGATGACGGCATCGCCAGGCCCCAGACGATAGTTCTGTGGGGTAGCGATGTTCATATTTGGCTCGAAACTGAGGTCTTTGTTATTGAAGATGTCACGGCCGAAAACCTTACTGCGCTTCTGGTTGAGCTCAGCCTGCAGCTGTTTTACCATGGTAGCTGTATCGGGTACCAGGGCATTCATCTCCTTGCTGAAATCATCATAATCTGGGTTGGTTTCATCATAAGATGAGTAGTAGCTGTCGTTCTGCTTGCTCTGGATGCGATAATTGCTATAGGTTGAAGCCTGCTTCTCTTTGTCCTTGTCCTGGTAATCTTCTCTTTGCTTACCATTGTTGGTCCGCATTCTCTTGTTGCCTGCATTTCCTGCAGCGGTTGTGCTGTAGAGCTCGTTCTGCTGCGACATCTTCTGATACTTATTGCGTACACGTCGAATCTGGGAGATGTCTACGCCCTTCTGCATCAGTTTGGTAACAATCTGCGAATTGGCTGTGCCACGCTCATGTTCTTTCACCACAAAGCTCATGACCTGATCATCGGTCATGTGAGAACTCTGTGCGAAAAGTGGTCCTGAAGACAGGACGAGCGCCAGTACAAGTATGATATGTTTCTTCATTATTGTTCTATTATCTTAGTTATATTTATGTAATAACTCGAAAAAAGTGATTTTGTTGCTATAGAAGGCTGAAAAGATGTTAATAAAAACAAGAAACCCAGGGTTCAACCCTGGGTTACTGATGTTCTGAGCGAGATACGGGAGTCGAACCCGCCTCACAGGCTTGGGAAGCCCGTGCACTACCGATGTGCTAATCTCGCGAAGGAAAATACTAACTCCTTTCACAAGAAAGAGCCACGAGCGGGACTCGAACCCGCGACCCACGCATTACGAATGCGTTGCTCTACCAACTGAGCCATCATGGCTTTTTGCCCGAAAGCAGATGCAAAGGTAATGAATATTTTTTGAAATAAGAAATTATTGCTTAAACTTTTCTCGTGGTTAACTCTTATTAACTAAAGTTCGTCGGTTGCTATACCGGGTTCATAATAAAAGAGGGACTATCGCCAGTGGATAGTCCCTCTTCAGATTATAGTTTCTTGAATGTCAATTCTTCTTTTTTCGAATTTTTGCCTACCGAGATGGTGTCGCCTGGCTTCATTGTGCCATCGAGTAACATCTCGCAAACGGAATCTTCGATGTAGGTCTGGATGGCGCGGCGGAGTGGGCGGGCACCAAACTGCACATCGTATCCCTTCTTGGCTACCATCTCCTTTGCCTTTTCGGTAATCTGGAAATGGAATCCCAAGTCTTCTATTCTCTTGACCAGTCCTTCCAGGTCGAGGTCGATGATGCGCTTGATGGCATTTAGATCCAGCTGGTCGAAGGTGATGATGTCATCAAGACGGTTCAGGAACTCTGGAGCAAACTGCTTGCTCAGACTCTTCTGGACGATGCTGCGGGCATACTCCTTGTCTTTCTCATCCATCGCAAATCCGCCTTTTATACCTGCAGAAGTAAAGCCGACGCCTCTGCCGAAATCTTTCAGCTGGCGGGTTCCTGCATTAGAGGTCATGATGATGATGGTGTTGCGGAAGTCGATAAGTCGGCCGTTGCCATCGGTAAGTCTGCCTTCGTCGAGTACCTGTAAGAGCAGGTTGAATACCTTGCTGTTGGCTTTCTCTATTTCGTCGAGCAATACGATGCTGTATGGTTTGCGGCGTACCTTTTCGGTCAGCTGTCCACCTTCGTTATAGCCTACGTATCCTGGAGGTGCACCTACCAGACGTGAAGCGTTGAAACTCTCGGAGAATTCGCTCATGTCTATTCTGATGAGTGAATCTTTCGAACCAAACATTTCCTCGGCAAGTTTCTGGGCAAGATAGGTCTTACCTACACCTGTAGGACCCAGGAACATGAATACGCCAATAGGATGGTTAGGGTCGCGCAAGCCTACACGGTTCCTCAGAATGGTCTTTACCATCTTGTTGATGGCATTATCCTGAGCAATCACCTTGTGCTTCAGGTTGTGTTCCAGATCTTTCAGACGTTTGCTTTCACCCTCTGCCATGCGTTGGGCCGGTACACCGGTCATCATGCTGATAACGTTGGCAATGTCTTCGGCTGTCACCTCAACATATTCGCCAATCTCTCCCTGCTGCCATTGCGCCTTCATGTCCTCAATCTCTTTCTCGATCTTGGTCTGGGCATCTCTGCATGAGGCTGCCATCTCGAAGTTCTGGTTTGCTACAGCCTGCTGCTTCTTGCTGATTATCTTTTTCAGTTCTTTTTCCAGCTTGATATATGGAGCAGGAACACTTGCATTATTAATATGTACGCGCGAGCCGGCTTCATCTATCACGTCGATAGCCTTGTCTGGGAAGTGGCGGTCGGTGATATAGCGCTCTGTCAGTTTGACACATGTCTCGAGAGCCTCGTCTGTATATCTCACACAGTGATGCTTCTCGTAATGTTCCTTGATGTTGTGCAGTATCAGCAGGGTCTCTTCGCGTGTAGTAGGTTCAACGATAACCTTCTGGAAACGGCGCTCCAAGGCACCGTCCTTCTCAATGCTCTTGCGATACTCATCGAGCGTGGTGGCACCGATACACTGGATGATACCTCTTGCCAGGGCTGGTTTCAGAATGTTGGCGGCATCCATGCTTCCTTCGCCGGAACCGGCGCCTATCATGGTGTGAATCTCATCTATGAAGATGATGATCTCCGGATGGTCCTCCAGTTCCTTGATGACATTCTTGATGCGCTCTTCAAACTGTCCGCGGAATTTGGTTCCTGCAACGATGGCTGTCAGATCAAGACTTACCAGACGCTTGTTGAAGAACATAGGTGATGTTTCCTGGTTGTTGATGAGCTGTGCCAGTCCTTCTACGATGGCACTCTTTCCTACGCCCGGTTCACCTATTAATACTGGGTTGTTCTTCTTTCTGCGACCCAGAATCTCGAGCACGCGCTGAATCTCCTTCTCTCTGCCCACGACAGGGTCCAGCTTTCCATCGGCTGCAGCCTTGGTCAGGTCGAAACTGAATTTGTCGATGGTAGGGGTGCTGCTCTTTTTGCGCGGAGTTCCATTTGAACGGGTAGACAGTCTCATCGGATTCTGGTCCTTTTCCATATCGAATGGCTCTTCGTCAGTTTCCATCATGTCGTTCTGCTCGTTGTAGTCATCTTCTGCTTCTATTCCACCAGCCATCTCCAGGTTCTCTGTTTCCTCCTGCCTGTCAGCATCAGGGGTTTCTGAATCTGGTGTTTGTGGTTCCATTTTGAATTCCTTCGGCTCTTCTGTCTTCTGCTCATCATCCTTGTCAGTAGGATAGAGCATTTCGATGGCACGGTCGTAGCTTAAGCCCAGTTGACTCAGCCAGTTGGCTACAGGGTTCTTGTCATTTCTCAAGATGGCAAGCAGCAGATGTCTTGGCTCTACAATCTTGGAGTGCTCGTAGTTGTTTGCCTCGCGGATAGAGTCTCTGATAATGCTGTCTGTTATCTGGCTGAATGGGATGTGGCTGTTCCCCTTCACGTTATCGGCAGGAGTTTCTTCCACACGCTTTTCCAGTTTGCTGTTAAGGACTCCGCTGAAAGCCATCGGACTGATGTCTGCGCCCTTCAGAAGCTTGTTGACATCGCTGTCGTTCTGGCTGATCAGACTCAGCATCAGATGCTCCACGCTGATTTCTCTTCCCAAGGTGCGTGCTGCTTCTTTGCTACTTCTGTTCAGTATGTCCTGTATATGTGAAAACGGATTTATCATATTTGCTTATATTTTTAAATATCTCAGTGCAAAAGTACACATTATTTTCAAAAATAGCAAATGATATGCCAACTTTTTTGCATTGTTAAAATACAAATAATGCTAAAATAATGCGATTTTTCGCCTCTAAAGCGTTTTAGTATCATTTTTTTTTGTATCTTTGTCGGGAATTTCAAAAGGGTAAAACGGCTTAGAACGCAAGGAAATGCCCTTAAACGCGATTTCCGGACGGAAAACAGGCGTTTTGAAAGTAACGAATAAACAATAATACATTAATATAAGAAATGGACGAAAATCAGACAATGGATCATGATAGAATCATGAAGATCAACATTGAGGAGGAGATGAAGTCGAGCTACATCGATTATTCGATGTCAGTTATCGTGGCTCGTGCCCTCCCTGATGTACGCGATGGTTTCAAGCCTGTGCACCGCCGTATTCTTTACGGTATGCTCGGCATTGGAAACACCAGTGACAAACCTTATAAGAAATGTGCGCGTGTTGTTGGTGAGGTGCTCGGTAAGTATCACCCTCACGGTGACTTTTCTGTTTACGGCGCTCTGGTGCGTATGGGACAGGAGTGGAACATGCGTTATACCTTGATTGACGGACAGGGTAACTTCGGTTCTGTTGATGGTGACTCTCCTGCTGCCATGCGTTATACAGAGTGCCGCCTCTCCAAGATGGGTGAGCATATCATGGATGACCTTGACAAGGAAACGGTTGATATGACCAACAACTTCGATGATACCCTGCAGGAACCTACCGTGATGCCTACCAAGATTCCTAATCTTCTGGTAAATGGTGGTAATGGTATTGCAGTAGGTATGGCTACCAATATACCTACCCACAACCTGGGTGAGGTAATTGACGGTTGCTGTGCATATATCGATAATCCTGACATCGACACCGATGGATTGATGCAGTATATCCCTGCTCCTGACTTCCCAACCGGTGCTACCATCTATGGTATACAGGGTGTGAAGGATGCATACGAAACGGGTCGAGGCAGAATCGTGGTTCGTGCTACTGCCGAGATTGAAAGTAGTGAAAACCATGATAAGATTGTTATCACCGAGATTCCTTATGGTGTTAACAAGGAGCAACTCGTGATGGCTATTGCTGACCTTGCCAAGGAAGGCAGGGTAGATGGCATCGCTAACGTAAACGATGAATCTGGCCGTCAGGGTATGCGTATCGTTGTTGATGTGAAGCGTGATGCCAATGCAAATGTTCTTCTGAACAAACTCTTTAAGCTGACAGCTCTTCAGAGTTCATTCTCAGTGAATTGCATCGCTCTTGTTAATGGCCGTCCACGTCTTTTGAGCTTGAAGGAGTGTGTGAAGTATTTCGTAGAGCATCGTCATGATGTTACAATCCGCCGCACCCAGTTCGAACTGAAGAAGGCTCAGGAGCGTGCTCATATTCTCGAGGGCTTGATCATTGCCTGCGACAACATCGACGAGGTGGTACATATAATCAGAGCCAGCAAGACTCCATCTGATGCTCAGCGCAACTTGGAGAAGCGTTTCGAACTCGATGAACTTCAGAGTAAGGCCATCGTGGATATGCGCCTCAGCCAGTTGACAGGCTTGCGTCTGGAGCAGTTGCACAATGAATTCAATGAGTTGATGAAGACTATCGACTACTTGAACCAGATTCTGAACGATCCTGAGCTCTGCAAGAAGGTAATGAAGGACGAACTCAACGAGGTGAAGGAGAAGTATGGTGACGCACGTCGTACCATGATTAAGCCAGATGACCATGAGTTCAACCCAGAAGACTTCTATCCAAACGACCCAGTGGTTATCACCGTGAGTCATCTCGGATATATCAAGCGCACCCCTTTGTCAGAGTTCCGTGAGCAGGCTCGTGGTGGAGTAGGTTCTAAGGGAGCCCGTACCCGTGATAAGGACTTCACCGAGTATATCTATCCTGCTACCATGCACCAGACCATGCTGTTCTTCACCAAGAAGGGCCGCTGCTACTGGTTGAAGTGTTACGAGATTCCTGAGGGTGACCGCAACTCCAAGGGTCGTGCTATCCAGAACCTCCTCAACATCGAGAGCGATGACCAGGTGAATGCATTCCTCCGCTTGAAGGGATTGAATGATGCAGAGTTCATCAACAACCATTACGTAGTATTCGCTACCAAGAATGGTACCGTGAAGAAGACCTGTCTGGAGGCATATTCCCGTCCACGTGCCAACGGTGTGATTGCTATCAACATTGTAGAGGGCGATGAGGTGGTAGATGTTCGTCTGACAAATGGTCATAACGAGCTGATTATTGCCAACCGCAATGGTCGTGCTGTCCGTTTCGACGAGAACGAGATCCGTACAATGGGCCGTACGTCTACCGGTGTTCGTGGTATGCGCCTCGATGAGGGTAATGATGCTGTAGTAGGTATGATTGTTGTCAACGATCCTGAGAAGGAAACCGTGATGGTAGTGAGCGAGCAGGGTTATGGTAAGCGTTCTGACGTACTCGATTACCGCGTTACCAAGCGTGGCGGTAAGGGTGTGAAGACACTGAATATTACCGACAAGACCGGTCGACTGGTAGCTATCAAGAACGTAACCGATGATAACGACCTCATGATTATCAACCAGAGTGGTATCGTAATTCGTCTTGCCGTAGCCGATTGCCGTGTCATGGGCCGTGCTACCCAGGGTGTCCGCCTCATCAATCTTACCAAGAAGAATGATGTCATTGCCAGCGTATGCAAGGTGATGAGTTCAGAGCTCGAGGCTTCTGTAGAAGAGGAGAGCCGTTCTGCCTGGGCTAAGAAGAGCGAGGAGATAGAGAATGATACCGTAGGTGCCAAGACTGCTGAAGAGGCTGCTGAGGCTGAGGCTCATCTCGCTGACGAAGCATCTGAAGCTGAGGATACCGATTCGGGCAACGTAGATTTCGAATAAAAGAAAAGACGCGTAAAAAATAAATAACAACAACTTTTAAACTCATTAAGAAAAATGAAAAAGTTTTTAGTAGCTGCAATGATGGTACTAGGTGCCACATCAGCATTCGCAGGCGACAGTGACGCTCTCAAGGCTGTCATGAAGGCTAAGTCTTATGCCGAGGCTGAGGCTTTGGTTAAGCAGAATTTGGGTCAGATGGCTAACGATGCAGAGAAGGCCAAGGCTTACAACAAGCTCGTTGATCTCGCTATGAAGCAGTTCAATGACCAGCAGAGCATCCAGCAGACCAATCAGATCATGAAGAAGAACGACCCGGTAGATGAGGCTGCTATGTCTGAGGGCGCTTACAATGCATTGATTAATGCTATTGAGTGCTACAAGTACGACCAGCTTCCTAATGCTAAGGGTAAGGTTGCTCCTAAGTTTAACAACAACGCTAGCCGTGTATGGGGTGCTCGTGTTCAGCTCGTTAATGCGGGTCAGACTGCAGCTCAGAACAGTAAGGCTGATGAGGTATTGAAGTATTGGGGTGCATTCCTTGATACAGACAATGAGCCTCTCTTCGCTTCTGTAGACCAGAAGCAGAAGGATGGCGAGAAGGAGTATATCGGTCAGGTTGCTCTCTTTGCAGCCCGTTATGCATACCAGGCTAAGGATGCTGCCCGTTGCGAGAAGTATTGCGACATCGCCATGAAGAGTGAGAAGGAGGCTAAGGATGCCCTCAACCTCAAGCTCTATGTAATGAAGGACGGCTTGAAGACTCACGAGGATTCTCTTGCCTATGTTAACAAGCTCAAGGATATCTTTGCAAAGGACGAGACCAATGAGGTTGTTCTCGATGGTTTGAACTCTATGTACTCTTCATTGAAGATGGAGAAGGAGCAGACTGAACTTTTGGACGCAGCTATTGCAAAGAACCCTAACAACTTTGTAGCTCTTGCCAACAAGGGTATGATGTATATCCAGAAGAACGATGCAGACAACGCTATCAAGTGTTTGAAGCAGGCTCTTGCTGCAAAGGAGGATAACGTAGTTGTTCTTACTTATCTGGGTGCTTGCTATAACAGCAAGGCTGGTAACTTGCAGGATCCTAACGGCCGCAAGGTTGTTTACCAGGAGGCTATCAAGGTTCTCGACAAGGCTAAGCAGCTCGATCCAGAGAAGGCTCAGGCTAACTGGGGTTACACCCGTTACCAGGCTTACTATGGCTACTATGGTCCTAACGCAGCAGAGACCAAGCAGGCTGAGGCTGAGAGCAAGTAAAGATTGAACTTCAAATAAGTATTTGATTCTCATAGGGGGATGTCACCTAGTGTGGCATCCCTTTTTTTTATTTCTTTGACATAGGGTTGTTCCGGTAAAATAACAAATAGGACTGTGTTTTTTGTGGCAAAATGATTGATAAAAACATCAACGAGTAATGTTGGTTTGCTATAGGCGCCCATCAGCTGGTCTGCGCATGCACAACAGGTGTTGTGCGAGCGCATATCAGCTGTTATGCAAGCGCACAACAGCTGTTGTGCGGCCTACGGAGCTAACTTCTCCGAAAACCTCTACTATCTTTTCCGCCAACTTCATCTGTCTTTTCCGACAACTTCTTCCGTATTCTGCGATTGTATCTTACGCTTGTGTGCATTTATTGAAGTTGTTCATGTGTCGTAAAAATCTTCTTGGTATGTCCGTATTCCATAAAAATAGGCTGAGCCATCATGCGATGACTCAGCCTTAATTCTTTTTAATCCTTTCAGAACTTTACTGCTGAACAGGAATCTTCTTGACGCGACGCTCGTGACGACCACCCTCGAATGTTGTGGCAAAGAACTCGTCGAGAATAGCCTCGGCGGTCTTGTTGTCTACGAAACGACCTGGAAGTACCAATACGTTGGCATCGTTGTGCTGACGAACCAAATGAGCAATCTCCTTGCACCATGCCAATCCGGCACGTACACCCTGATGCTTATTCAATGTCATGGCGATACCTTCGCCGCTGCCGCAAATGCCGATACCTGGATATACTTCGCCGCTCTCAATGCCTTTAGCAAGAGCATGACCGAAGTCAGGATAGTCTACACTCGCATCGCTGTATGTACCATAATCCTTTACAGGATAACCCTTCTTTTCCAAATATTCCAATACAAATTGCTTCAATGGAAAACCTGCGTGATCGCATGCAATACCAACTGTCTTTACTTCCATAATACTTAAGTTTTTAAGTGAAGAAACCGGTGTAAACCCTTATCCTTCACAAGGTTAATATTAAAAGAGTGAAAGGAGTCGGATGCCGGAAATGGAAATCTGCCATCCGGCAAAATCTCCAACTCCAGCTTCCAACTCCTGTTTAGTTTATGCTAATTAAGCCTCTGCCAAGAAAGCCTTTACCTGCTTGTAAACGTTCTCGCCTGTGTAACCGAGCTTCTCATCAAGTACCTTGTAAGGAGCTGAGAAACCGAAGCTCTCCATACCCCAAACCTTACCATTAGCGCCTACGAGACCCTGGAGTGTTACAGGAAGACCGGCAGTCATACCGAAGATCTTAGCGTTCTTTGGCAATACGCTCTCCTGATATTCCTTGCTCTGACCACGGAACAAGCCCTCTGATGGAGCACTTACCACGCGAACCTTGATGCCGTCGGCACGCAAAGCATCGCAACCAGCCTCCAATGTAGAAACCTCAGAACCGCTAGCTACCAAGATAACGTCTGGATTCTCGTCGCTGCCTGCTACGATGTAAGCACCCTTGGCTGCCTGCTCATAGTCTGTTCCCTCTGGCAATTTAGCAATGCCCTGGCGAGAGAAGATCAAAGCTGTAGGAGTCTCAACATTCTCCATAGCGAGTTTCCAGCAAACTGTAGTCTCGTCAGCATCAGCTGGACGGAATACGCGAACGCTGTCCTTACCTGCGTGGTTCTTCAACTTCTCCATCAAGCGAATCTGTGCCTCCTGCTCAACTGGCTCGTGAGTAGGTCCGTCCTCACCAACGCGGAATGCATCGTGAGTCCAGATGAACTTCACTGGAACCTGCATCAGGGCTGCGAGACGTACAGCTGGCTTCATATAATCAGAGAATACGAAGAATGTACCCATTGCAGCAACCACACCACCGTGGAGCATCATACCGATACACATATCAGCCATTGTCAACTCAGCAACACCTGCCTGGAAGAATGCACCTGAGAAGTCACCGCGAACGATGCTCTTGGTCTTCTTCAAGAAGCCATCAGTCTTATCAGAGTTAGAAAGGTCAGCAGAAGCACAGATCATGTTAGGAACCTGCTCTGCTAAAACACCGAGACAAGCAGCAGATGCTGCACGTGTAGCTGAACCAGCCTTCTGCTCAACCTTGCTCCAGTCTACCTTAGGAGCCTTGCCGCTGAACCACTCATCCATCTGGGCAGCCTTCTCTGGGTTAGCCTTGCGCCACTCAGCCTCTGCAGCCTTGCGCTCAGCTACGATCTTCTTCAACTCCTCAGCACGCTTAGCGTAGATTTCCTTTACATCGTCGAAGATAACGAATGCATTCTCAGGATCACCACCGAGGTGCTTGATGGTATTAACGTAAGCGTCGCCACCGAGAGGAGCACCGTGAGTATTGATGCAAGCCTCGTAGCTTGTGCCGTCTGCGCGGAGAGCACCCTTACCCATTACGGTCTTACCGATGATGAGGGTAGGGCGATCCTGCTCCTTCTGGGCAGCATCGAGCGCCTCACGAATCTGAGCTACGTCGTTACCGTTGATCTTGATGACATTCCAGCCCCAAGCCTTGTACTTCATCTCTGTATCCTCGTTCATTACAACGCCACACTCTGTAGAGAGCTGGATGTCGTTAGAATCGTAGAACATGATGAGGTTGTTCAGACCGAGGTTACCGGCGATACGACCAACACCCTGAGAAATCTCTTCCTCTACAGCACCATCAGAAATGTATGCGTAGATCTTGTGCTGCATCATGGTTGAACCCAGACGAGCCTCGAGGAACTTCTCTGCAACAGCTGCACCAGCTGCGAGGGCATGACCCTGACCGAGAGGACCAGATGAGTTCTCGATACCACGCTGAAGGTCGAGCTCTGGGTGACCAGGAGTTACAGAACCCCACTGGCGGAACTGCTTGAGGTCTTCCATAGAGAAGAAACCACGCAAAGCCAAACCAGCATAGAGCATTGGGCTCATGTGACCTGGGTCGAGGAAGAAGCGGTCGCGGCCAGTCCATGTTGGATCTGCTGGATCATAAACAAGGTACTCAGAGAAGAGCACGTTGATGAAGTCAGAACCACCCATAGCACCACCTGGGTGACCTGAGTTTGCCTTTTCTACCATTGAAGCAGCCAAGATACGGATGTTATCAGCTGCATGATTCATTACTTTAATGTCGTTCATAATTTTATATTTATTATTGTTGTTATTTCTGCTGAAATATTCTTGTTTTTCTAGCTCTGAAGGCTGCTCAAAAGAAGGATACTTCCTTTTTTCGCCTTCAAAGATACTATTTTATTTTCAAAACTACGATAGATTTTGCAGGAATTTTTACCTTAAGGGTGTTTTTCTTTACTTTTGCATCCTTAAAAACTGCAGGCTTCACTACATCCGGGTGTGCGAAGTCGTTGTAATCGCTCACCTTGTTGCAGGAAAGAATCTGTCCTGTTACAGTTTTTGGAGCAGCTGCACCATCCAGATTAAACTCTACCTGCTGAGCCTTGTCAAGACTGACATTGGCAAGAGCAACCACAATGGTTCCATCTGCCTTCTTGGCTGCTGAAGTAGATACCAATGGAATCTTTCTTCCATCTCTTGCGTGATCATCGCCGCGAACATCCATAGAGTCGCACTTTACATCCATTGGGAGATAGGTTGCCTCCTGGAAGTCCTTGTACATGTTGAATACATGATAGGTTGGAGTCAGAACCATGTGACCTGTTCCCTTTGTATCTGTCAGGATCATTGACTGGAGTACGTTGACAATCTGTGCGATATTGGTCATCTTCACACGCTCTGTATGGCGGTGGAATACATTCAGCGAAAGTGCAGCAACGAAGGCATCGCGCATACAATTCTGCTGATAGAGGTGCCCCTTGATAGTGCCAGGCTCCTCATCCCACCAGGTTCCCCATTCGTCAACGAGGAGGGCTACCTGCTTCTTTGGATCAGCCTTGTCCATGATAGCCTCGTGCTTCTTGATGACATCTTCTATGCCGAGCGCCTTGCCCATGGTCCAGTAGTAATCCTCATTATTGAACTTGGTGGCAGAACCCTTGCTGCCTGTCCAGCCTGTTACTGTATAATAATGTAGAGAGATGGCGTTGGCACGGTTGCCGATACGGTCCATCAATACCTTAGTCCAGTTATAATCGTAATCGCTCGCTCCAGATGCAATCTTATAGAGCTGGTTTCCGTCATAGTTGCGGCAATAAACAGAGTAGCGGCGGAAGAGATCTGAATAATACTCAGGACGCATGTTGCCACCGCAGCCCCAACTTTCGTTACCAACACCGAGGTATTTTACTTTCCAAGCCTTGTCGCGGCCGTTCTGTCGGCGGAGTTTTGCCATAGGAGTATCTCCATCGCTGGTCATATATTCCACCCACTTTGCCAATTCCTCAACAGTGCCGGAACCCACGTTGCCGCTGATGTAAGGCTCGCAACCCAACATCTCGCAGAGATTCAGAAACTCGTGTGTACCGAAAGAGTTGTCCTCAATGGTTCCACCCCAGTTGTTGTTCTGCATCTTTGGTCGCTTCTCACGTGGACCGATACCATCCATCCAGTGATACTCGTCAGCGAAGCATCCTCCAGGCCATCTTAATACAGGCACTTTCAGGTCCTTGAGGGCTTGGAGCACGTCGTTGCGGTAACCCTGAGTGTTAGGAATCTTAGAATCAGGACCTACCCAAAGACCACCAT includes these proteins:
- a CDS encoding ATP-dependent Clp protease ATP-binding subunit, which encodes MINPFSHIQDILNRSSKEAARTLGREISVEHLMLSLISQNDSDVNKLLKGADISPMAFSGVLNSKLEKRVEETPADNVKGNSHIPFSQITDSIIRDSIREANNYEHSKIVEPRHLLLAILRNDKNPVANWLSQLGLSYDRAIEMLYPTDKDDEQKTEEPKEFKMEPQTPDSETPDADRQEETENLEMAGGIEAEDDYNEQNDMMETDEEPFDMEKDQNPMRLSTRSNGTPRKKSSTPTIDKFSFDLTKAAADGKLDPVVGREKEIQRVLEILGRRKKNNPVLIGEPGVGKSAIVEGLAQLINNQETSPMFFNKRLVSLDLTAIVAGTKFRGQFEERIKNVIKELEDHPEIIIFIDEIHTMIGAGSGEGSMDAANILKPALARGIIQCIGATTLDEYRKSIEKDGALERRFQKVIVEPTTREETLLILHNIKEHYEKHHCVRYTDEALETCVKLTERYITDRHFPDKAIDVIDEAGSRVHINNASVPAPYIKLEKELKKIISKKQQAVANQNFEMAASCRDAQTKIEKEIEDMKAQWQQGEIGEYVEVTAEDIANVISMMTGVPAQRMAEGESKRLKDLEHNLKHKVIAQDNAINKMVKTILRNRVGLRDPNHPIGVFMFLGPTGVGKTYLAQKLAEEMFGSKDSLIRIDMSEFSESFNASRLVGAPPGYVGYNEGGQLTEKVRRKPYSIVLLDEIEKANSKVFNLLLQVLDEGRLTDGNGRLIDFRNTIIIMTSNAGTRQLKDFGRGVGFTSAGIKGGFAMDEKDKEYARSIVQKSLSKQFAPEFLNRLDDIITFDQLDLNAIKRIIDLDLEGLVKRIEDLGFHFQITEKAKEMVAKKGYDVQFGARPLRRAIQTYIEDSVCEMLLDGTMKPGDTISVGKNSKKEELTFKKL
- a CDS encoding SLBB domain-containing protein, which gives rise to MKKHIILVLALVLSSGPLFAQSSHMTDDQVMSFVVKEHERGTANSQIVTKLMQKGVDISQIRRVRNKYQKMSQQNELYSTTAAGNAGNKRMRTNNGKQREDYQDKDKEKQASTYSNYRIQSKQNDSYYSSYDETNPDYDDFSKEMNALVPDTATMVKQLQAELNQKRSKVFGRDIFNNKDLSFEPNMNIATPQNYRLGPGDAVIIDIYGASQKTIESTVSPDGEVTIEGYGPVSVSGLTVAQANARLRNTVGSRYRSSRIKLTVGQTKTIMVNVMGEVKIPGTYTLSAFATVFHALYMAGGTNDLGTLRNIKVYRHNKLVTVVDIYDYILNGKLTGNVRLADNDVIVVGPYDCLVTIAGKVKRPMIYEMKKNESVNSLLKYSGGFTGDAYKKSVRLNRKTGRERAVYNIEEFDFSSFRIDDGDSISVDSILPRYANTVEVKGAVFRPGMYNLGEQINSVRTLVEHAEGLTEEAFTNRAVMHRMKSDRSLEVVSVDIAGIMNGKTPDIPLKENDVLFIPTRQEKIVERTLTIRGEVQYPGVYQYADNETLEDFVLQAGGLTDKASTVNVMVSRRVMDAKALRPDSVIAKTYTLSLKDGFVIDGTPGFKLMPFDEVMIRQSPAYVEQQNVSITGEVMFAGLYTLDRRNARLSELFKKAGGATDQAYLKGARIIRKANEQEKQRMEAVLKMQREEIQKNLLQLASSSNNASAISQTSKDVERTNIEKFNVPSEYPVGIDLPEALANPGSDADIILREGDRLVIPQYNGTVKINGAVMFANTVAYEKGKKASYYIDQAGGFASDALKSKAYIIYMNGKVAKLSHGAKVQPGSEIVIPAKLKRKMSTAEMMSMGSSMSSIAAMIATIANMSK